The following are encoded in a window of Streptomyces sp. SAT1 genomic DNA:
- a CDS encoding cell division protein SepF yields MGSVRKASAWLGLVDDNEDERYYDDDYSEGTESGDAWVTDPRVKVATDTAEEKGRRIGTVTPDSFRDARAIGELFREGVPVIVNLTAMEASDAKRVVDFAAGLVFGLRGSIDRVSTRVFLLSPADTEIISGDPGAHRSDGFFNQS; encoded by the coding sequence ATGGGATCGGTACGCAAGGCGAGTGCGTGGCTCGGCCTCGTCGACGACAACGAAGACGAGCGCTACTACGACGACGACTACTCCGAGGGGACCGAGTCCGGCGACGCCTGGGTCACCGACCCCCGCGTGAAGGTCGCCACGGACACGGCCGAGGAGAAGGGCCGCCGCATCGGCACGGTGACACCGGACAGCTTCCGGGACGCCCGCGCCATCGGCGAGCTGTTCCGCGAGGGCGTGCCCGTCATCGTCAACCTCACGGCGATGGAGGCGTCCGACGCCAAGCGCGTGGTGGACTTCGCGGCCGGTCTTGTCTTCGGACTGCGCGGCTCCATCGACCGGGTGTCCACGCGGGTGTTCCTGCTCTCCCCCGCCGACACGGAGATCATCAGCGGTGACCCGGGGGCGCACCGCTCCGACGGGTTCTTCAACCAGAGCTGA
- a CDS encoding MFS transporter → MSGTSAATAAVRGPHRRAAGEGAGRWVVLVVLCVSLLLVAVDATVLHVAVPAVTEDLRPGAVELLWIVDVYPLVCASLLILFGTLGDRVGRRRILLLGYALFGVASALAAFAHHPQTLILARALLGVGGAMIMPATLSILRQVFPDRRERALAIGLWSAVAAVGAAVGPLLGGFLLEHFWWGSVFLVNIPLMLVSLPVGRLLLPESTGGREGPWDVTGALLAAAGLFGSVFGVKRLGGGEPVLSALTLGPLLLGAALLVLFVRRQRHRTHPLVDLGMFARPAFGTAVGCIVLAMLALVGLELIAAQYLQLVLGLSPLSTGLRLLPLTFAAMAAGLVGARVLRRFGPRRMVCAGFCATALAVLALTAMGTADAAGLLLAAFVLLGFGLETTLFGAYESMLSEAPAHRAGGAAAIGETSYQLGAGIGIALLGTVMNAAYAPGVSRVPGVPAGASEQASHSLGEAYEIAGRLGGPPGDALRRAARDSFVHGLHVTLLVSAGLLLLGALAALRLPRAMQCEEPAERPAERPAERSAAELPAQRETEPVRVALDAGHRAP, encoded by the coding sequence ATGTCCGGCACGTCCGCCGCGACCGCGGCGGTTCGCGGCCCGCACCGCCGGGCGGCCGGGGAGGGCGCGGGCCGCTGGGTCGTCCTGGTCGTGCTCTGCGTCAGCCTGCTGCTGGTGGCGGTGGACGCCACCGTGCTGCACGTGGCGGTGCCCGCCGTCACCGAGGACCTCAGGCCCGGCGCCGTCGAACTGCTCTGGATCGTCGACGTCTACCCGCTGGTCTGCGCCTCGCTGCTGATCCTCTTCGGCACGCTGGGCGACCGGGTGGGCCGCAGACGGATCCTGCTCCTGGGCTACGCCCTCTTCGGCGTCGCCTCCGCCCTCGCGGCCTTCGCCCACCATCCCCAGACGCTGATCCTGGCCCGAGCGCTGCTCGGCGTCGGCGGCGCGATGATCATGCCGGCCACGCTGTCCATCCTGCGGCAGGTCTTCCCCGACCGGCGCGAGCGGGCGCTCGCGATCGGCCTCTGGAGCGCGGTCGCCGCGGTGGGCGCCGCGGTCGGACCGCTGCTCGGCGGCTTCCTCCTCGAACACTTCTGGTGGGGCTCGGTCTTCCTGGTCAACATCCCGCTGATGCTGGTCAGCCTGCCGGTGGGACGGTTGCTGCTGCCCGAGTCGACCGGTGGCCGCGAGGGCCCGTGGGACGTGACCGGGGCGCTGCTGGCCGCGGCCGGTCTGTTCGGCAGCGTGTTCGGGGTGAAGCGGCTCGGCGGCGGTGAGCCGGTGCTCAGCGCGCTCACCCTGGGCCCGCTGCTGCTGGGCGCGGCGCTGCTGGTGCTCTTCGTACGGCGGCAGCGGCACCGGACGCACCCCCTGGTGGACCTCGGGATGTTCGCGCGGCCCGCCTTCGGCACCGCCGTGGGCTGCATCGTGCTGGCGATGCTGGCACTGGTCGGCCTGGAGCTGATCGCCGCCCAGTACCTGCAACTGGTGCTCGGCCTGTCCCCGCTGAGCACCGGACTGCGGCTGCTGCCGCTGACCTTCGCCGCGATGGCGGCCGGACTGGTCGGCGCGCGCGTGCTGCGCCGGTTCGGGCCGCGGCGCATGGTGTGCGCGGGCTTCTGCGCGACGGCCCTCGCCGTGCTCGCGCTGACCGCGATGGGCACCGCGGACGCCGCCGGGCTGCTGCTGGCCGCCTTCGTGCTGCTCGGCTTCGGCCTGGAGACGACGCTCTTCGGCGCGTACGAGTCGATGCTGAGCGAGGCGCCCGCCCACCGGGCGGGCGGGGCCGCGGCGATCGGCGAGACCTCCTACCAACTGGGCGCGGGCATCGGCATCGCCCTGCTCGGCACCGTGATGAACGCGGCCTACGCGCCCGGTGTCTCCCGGGTGCCCGGCGTCCCGGCGGGCGCCTCGGAGCAGGCGTCGCACTCCCTGGGGGAGGCATACGAGATCGCGGGGCGGCTCGGCGGGCCGCCCGGGGACGCGCTGCGGCGGGCCGCCCGGGACTCCTTCGTGCACGGACTGCATGTGACGCTGCTGGTGAGCGCGGGACTGCTGCTGCTGGGCGCGCTGGCCGCGCTGCGGCTGCCGCGGGCGATGCAGTGCGAGGAACCGGCGGAGCGCCCCGCGGAACGACCGGCAGAGCGATCGGCGGCGGAGCTGCCCGCCCAGCGGGAGACCGAGCCGGTCCGGGTGGCGCTGGACGCGGGCCACCGGGCGCCGTAA
- a CDS encoding DUF5685 family protein: MFGIVRPCAHRLGENLKAQWMAHLCGLCLALRGDHGQFARVVTNYDGLLISVLTEAQADRADGRAGAGRRTAGPCPLRGMRTASVARGEGARLAAAVSLVLASAKVRDHVADGDGLLARRPVALAARRVADRWNRAGARSGADVGFDTAVLVDAVERQTGLESLAGPGTPVLAVTEPTETATAAAFAHTAVLTGRPGNAAPLAEAGRLFGRLAHLLDAVEDQAADAASGAWNPLTATGTSLTEARRLADDAVHGIRLALRDAEFTDGRLAHLLLVHELPRSVDRAFNTISCGHAPGAEEAAHGAFGPPQGPYAPQRPPAHDPRHPGGGDPFGGEPPRPGRRGLFTGCAVALGLCCTCKVCCASEFEGPWSRQRREGWCSNCDCDCPDCSGCGDCCDCCGCDGCDCGCDC; encoded by the coding sequence GTGTTCGGAATCGTCAGACCCTGCGCTCACCGGCTCGGTGAGAACCTCAAGGCCCAGTGGATGGCGCACTTGTGCGGACTGTGTCTGGCCCTGCGGGGCGATCACGGGCAGTTCGCCCGGGTCGTGACCAACTACGACGGTCTGCTCATATCGGTTCTGACGGAGGCTCAGGCCGACCGCGCCGACGGCAGGGCGGGGGCGGGGCGGCGGACGGCGGGGCCCTGTCCGCTGCGCGGCATGCGCACCGCCTCCGTCGCCCGGGGTGAGGGCGCCCGGCTCGCGGCGGCCGTCTCCCTGGTGCTGGCCTCGGCCAAGGTGCGCGACCACGTCGCCGACGGCGACGGACTGCTCGCCCGCCGGCCGGTGGCGCTCGCCGCCCGCCGGGTCGCGGACCGCTGGAACCGCGCGGGCGCCCGGAGCGGCGCCGACGTCGGCTTCGACACCGCCGTCCTGGTGGACGCGGTGGAGCGGCAGACCGGCCTGGAGTCCCTGGCCGGACCCGGCACCCCGGTCCTGGCCGTCACCGAGCCGACCGAGACCGCGACCGCCGCGGCCTTCGCGCACACCGCCGTCCTCACCGGCCGGCCCGGGAACGCCGCCCCGCTCGCCGAGGCCGGGCGGCTCTTCGGGCGGCTCGCCCATCTCCTGGACGCCGTGGAGGACCAGGCGGCCGACGCCGCCTCGGGTGCCTGGAACCCGCTGACCGCGACCGGCACTTCACTCACCGAGGCCCGTCGGCTCGCCGACGACGCGGTGCACGGCATCCGGCTCGCCCTGCGCGACGCCGAGTTCACCGACGGACGGCTCGCGCACCTGCTGCTGGTGCACGAACTCCCGCGCTCCGTGGACCGCGCCTTCAACACCATCTCCTGCGGTCACGCGCCGGGCGCCGAGGAGGCCGCGCACGGCGCCTTCGGCCCGCCGCAGGGCCCGTACGCCCCGCAGCGCCCGCCGGCCCACGACCCGCGCCACCCCGGCGGCGGCGACCCCTTCGGCGGCGAGCCGCCGCGGCCCGGCAGGCGGGGCCTGTTCACCGGCTGCGCGGTCGCCCTCGGCCTCTGCTGCACCTGCAAGGTGTGCTGCGCCTCCGAGTTCGAGGGCCCGTGGTCGCGGCAGCGGCGCGAGGGCTGGTGCAGCAACTGCGACTGCGACTGCCCCGATTGCAGCGGCTGCGGGGACTGCTGCGACTGCTGCGGCTGCGACGGATGCGACTGCGGCTGCGACTGCTGA
- a CDS encoding amino acid ABC transporter ATP-binding protein, translating to MSVMVDIRSVHKSFGSLEVLKGIDLEVDTGQVTVILGPSGSGKSTLLRTINHLEKVDRGAISVDGTLVGYRRSGDTLHELPEREVLRQRTRIGFVFQNFHLFPHLTVLENIVEAPVAALKRPRADAVVAALRLLERVGLADKADAYPGRLSGGQQQRVAIARALALEPRLLLFDEPTSALDPELVGEVLDVIKDLARQGTTMIVVTHEIGFAREVADTVVFMDDGRIVEQGPPAEVLDRPRHERTRAFLSKVL from the coding sequence ATGAGCGTCATGGTCGACATCAGGTCCGTCCACAAGAGCTTCGGCTCGCTGGAAGTACTCAAAGGCATCGACCTGGAGGTGGACACCGGTCAGGTCACCGTGATCCTCGGCCCCTCCGGCTCGGGCAAGTCGACGCTGCTGCGCACCATCAACCACCTGGAGAAGGTGGACCGGGGCGCGATCAGCGTCGACGGCACCCTCGTCGGCTACCGGCGCTCGGGCGACACGCTGCACGAACTGCCCGAGCGCGAAGTGCTCCGGCAGCGCACCCGGATCGGCTTCGTCTTCCAGAACTTCCATCTCTTCCCGCATCTGACGGTGCTGGAGAACATCGTCGAGGCGCCGGTCGCCGCGCTGAAGCGGCCCCGCGCGGACGCCGTGGTCGCCGCGCTGCGGCTGCTGGAGCGGGTGGGCCTCGCCGACAAGGCGGACGCGTACCCGGGCCGGCTCTCCGGCGGCCAGCAGCAGCGGGTGGCCATCGCCCGCGCGCTGGCCCTGGAACCCCGGCTGCTGCTCTTCGACGAGCCCACCTCCGCGCTCGACCCGGAACTGGTCGGCGAGGTCCTCGACGTCATCAAGGACCTGGCCCGGCAGGGCACCACCATGATCGTCGTCACCCATGAGATCGGCTTCGCGCGGGAGGTCGCCGACACGGTGGTGTTCATGGACGACGGGCGGATCGTCGAGCAGGGGCCGCCCGCCGAGGTCCTCGACCGGCCGCGGCACGAACGGACACGGGCGTTCCTGTCCAAGGTGCTGTGA
- a CDS encoding ABC transporter substrate-binding protein, with the protein MRTPPRARKRHFLPFALISSAALLLTACGSGADGAASTGSGAGAAEAAGIPTADVVSGVREDPAAARLLPPGVKDLTIAYAVGGTPPGTSYLGDGRTLAGQDVDFAQAVAKVLGIRLKAREAGFEAILPALDSGKYDLGAGNFGVTDERRRTIDFVTYINDGQGFAARADSKLGKVTSLAQLCGLNVATGAGTTFEATLEKSKQQCADAGEKAYKVQTYSESGALWSSLQQGRSDVVMSTINGLRYAVARQQGLKFLNEFHRLDVGFAFKKGTKLAPAFRAAVNKLIADGTYAKILDKWGTKDSALKASRISPPELKS; encoded by the coding sequence ATGCGTACGCCCCCGCGCGCCCGTAAACGGCATTTCCTCCCCTTCGCCCTGATCAGTTCGGCGGCGCTGCTGCTGACCGCGTGCGGCTCCGGCGCGGACGGCGCGGCGTCCACGGGCTCCGGCGCGGGCGCGGCCGAGGCCGCCGGGATCCCGACCGCGGACGTCGTCTCCGGGGTGCGCGAGGATCCCGCCGCCGCCCGGCTGCTGCCGCCCGGGGTCAAGGACCTGACGATCGCCTACGCGGTGGGCGGCACCCCGCCCGGCACCAGCTACCTCGGCGACGGCAGGACCCTCGCCGGTCAGGACGTCGACTTCGCGCAGGCCGTCGCCAAGGTGCTCGGCATCCGGCTGAAGGCGCGGGAGGCCGGCTTCGAGGCGATCCTGCCCGCCCTGGACAGCGGCAAGTACGACCTCGGCGCGGGCAACTTCGGGGTGACCGACGAGCGGCGCCGCACCATCGACTTCGTCACCTACATCAACGACGGCCAGGGCTTCGCCGCCCGCGCGGACAGCAAGCTGGGCAAGGTCACCAGCCTCGCCCAGCTGTGCGGCCTGAACGTCGCCACGGGCGCCGGGACCACCTTCGAGGCCACCCTGGAGAAGAGCAAGCAGCAGTGCGCCGACGCGGGCGAGAAGGCGTACAAGGTGCAGACGTACAGCGAGTCGGGCGCGCTGTGGTCCTCGCTCCAGCAGGGCCGCAGCGATGTGGTGATGTCCACGATCAACGGGCTGCGCTACGCGGTCGCCCGGCAGCAGGGGCTGAAGTTCCTCAACGAGTTCCACCGGCTCGACGTCGGCTTCGCCTTCAAGAAGGGCACGAAGCTGGCGCCGGCCTTCCGGGCGGCGGTGAACAAGCTGATCGCCGACGGGACGTACGCGAAGATCCTCGACAAGTGGGGCACGAAGGACTCGGCGCTCAAGGCGTCGCGGATCTCCCCGCCGGAACTGAAGTCCTGA
- a CDS encoding DUF1684 domain-containing protein, translated as MTDASDRWKQWHEDRTASVSAPYGPLALTGTHWLEDHPGGLLPGVPGSWAADGDAVVLDAVEADGLTVDGRPFAGRVRLGADTAAPADARVARGERRLVVLVREGAWGVRDYDPDSAARRAFRGIEATAHDPRWSVPGRFTPYEESRTVRVPNADGRERGLALAGELAFTLEGRELTLQAARRPDGGLWAVFADATSGDSSFRFRFLYPQAPDAEGRTTVDLNRAELPPCAFADHFICPFPPPGNTLDLAIPAGERALR; from the coding sequence ATGACGGACGCATCCGACCGCTGGAAGCAGTGGCACGAGGACCGCACCGCATCGGTGTCGGCGCCCTACGGGCCGCTCGCGCTGACCGGCACGCACTGGCTGGAGGACCACCCGGGCGGTCTGCTCCCGGGCGTCCCCGGGAGCTGGGCGGCCGACGGCGACGCGGTGGTGCTCGACGCCGTCGAGGCGGACGGACTGACCGTCGACGGCCGGCCCTTCGCCGGGCGGGTGCGGCTCGGCGCCGACACCGCGGCGCCGGCGGACGCGCGGGTGGCGCGGGGGGAGCGCCGGCTGGTCGTGCTCGTCCGCGAAGGCGCCTGGGGGGTACGGGACTACGACCCGGACTCCGCGGCCCGGCGGGCGTTCCGCGGCATCGAGGCCACCGCCCACGACCCGCGCTGGTCGGTGCCGGGGCGTTTCACCCCGTACGAGGAGAGCCGTACCGTACGCGTGCCGAACGCGGACGGGCGTGAGCGCGGCCTCGCCCTCGCCGGGGAGCTGGCGTTCACCCTGGAGGGGCGGGAGCTGACGCTCCAGGCCGCCCGGCGGCCGGACGGCGGGCTGTGGGCGGTGTTCGCCGACGCCACCAGCGGGGACAGCAGCTTCCGCTTCCGTTTCCTGTATCCGCAGGCCCCGGACGCCGAAGGACGCACCACGGTCGACCTCAACCGCGCCGAGCTGCCGCCGTGCGCGTTCGCCGACCACTTCATCTGCCCGTTCCCGCCGCCGGGCAACACGCTGGACCTCGCGATACCCGCGGGGGAGCGCGCCCTGCGCTGA
- a CDS encoding amino acid ABC transporter permease: MSSGTLAKAPAAPGTPGPADAPRIVPRRRPGQWAAAVVVLVLLGLALVSVVRNKAFQWDVVADYFTSDSVLRGLWLTLWLTAVVMVLGFALGTLLAVFRLSANPVLRAVSRGYVWLFRSIPILVQLLLWFNIGALYPSLFGVRTVDLLGPVTVAIVGLTLHEAAYAAEVVRGGIVSVDRGQIEAAQALGLSQWRRWRRIVLPQAMRSIVPPAGNMLIGTLKGTSIVSVIAVQDLLYSAQLVYHQTYQVIPLLMVATLWYTAVTTVLSIGQHYVEQHYARGTERTR, from the coding sequence ATGTCCTCCGGCACCCTCGCCAAAGCACCCGCCGCCCCCGGCACCCCCGGACCCGCCGACGCCCCGCGCATCGTGCCGCGCCGCCGGCCCGGACAGTGGGCGGCCGCCGTCGTCGTCCTCGTCCTGCTGGGCCTCGCCCTGGTCTCCGTCGTGCGCAACAAGGCGTTCCAGTGGGACGTCGTCGCCGACTACTTCACCTCCGACTCCGTCCTGCGCGGGCTCTGGCTCACCCTGTGGCTGACCGCCGTCGTCATGGTGCTCGGCTTCGCCCTCGGCACCCTGCTCGCCGTCTTCCGGCTCTCCGCCAACCCGGTGCTGCGCGCCGTCAGCCGCGGCTACGTCTGGCTGTTCCGGTCCATCCCGATCCTGGTCCAGCTGCTGCTGTGGTTCAACATCGGGGCGCTGTACCCGAGCCTCTTCGGGGTGCGGACCGTCGACCTGCTCGGCCCGGTCACCGTCGCGATCGTCGGCCTCACCCTGCACGAGGCCGCCTACGCCGCCGAAGTGGTGCGCGGCGGCATCGTCTCCGTCGACCGCGGCCAGATCGAGGCAGCCCAGGCGCTCGGCCTGAGCCAGTGGCGGCGCTGGCGGCGGATCGTCCTGCCGCAGGCGATGCGCTCCATCGTGCCGCCCGCCGGGAACATGCTGATCGGTACCCTCAAGGGCACCTCCATCGTCAGCGTCATCGCCGTCCAGGACCTGCTGTACTCGGCCCAGCTCGTCTACCACCAGACCTACCAGGTCATCCCGCTGCTGATGGTCGCCACCCTCTGGTACACCGCCGTCACCACGGTCCTGAGCATCGGCCAGCACTACGTGGAGCAGCACTACGCGCGCGGCACGGAGCGCACCCGATGA
- a CDS encoding acyl-CoA dehydrogenase family protein, with protein MPASSKPSLPPFDPVDPLGIDDLLDPEDLAVRATVRDWAADRVLPHIAGWYESGELPGVRELARELGSLGALGMSLSGYGCAGATAVQYGLACLELEAADSGIRSLVSVQGSLAMYAIHRFGSEEQKQEWLPRMASGEAIGCFGLTEPDHGSDPASMRTRAKRDAGGDWVLDGRKMWITNGSVAAVAVVWAQTEDGIRGFVVPTDAPGFSAPEIKHKWSLRASVTSELVLDGVRLPADAVLPEVSGLRGPLSCLSHARYGIVWGAMGAARSSFQAAVDYACSREQFGRPIGGFQLTQAKLADMAVELHKGILLAHHLGRRMDAGRLRPEQVSFGKLNNVREAIEICRTARTILGANGISLEYPVMRHATNLESVLTYEGTVEMHQLVLGKALTGLDAFR; from the coding sequence ATGCCGGCGTCGTCGAAACCGTCGCTGCCCCCGTTCGACCCCGTCGACCCGCTGGGGATCGACGATCTGCTGGACCCGGAGGACCTCGCCGTCCGCGCCACCGTGCGGGACTGGGCCGCCGACCGGGTGCTGCCGCACATCGCCGGGTGGTACGAGAGCGGCGAACTGCCCGGTGTCCGGGAGCTCGCCCGCGAGCTGGGCTCCCTCGGCGCGCTCGGCATGTCGCTCAGCGGCTACGGGTGCGCGGGCGCCACCGCCGTCCAGTACGGCCTGGCCTGCCTGGAACTGGAGGCCGCCGACTCCGGGATCCGCTCCCTGGTCAGCGTGCAGGGCTCGCTCGCCATGTACGCGATCCACCGCTTCGGCAGCGAGGAGCAGAAGCAGGAGTGGCTGCCGCGCATGGCCTCCGGCGAGGCCATCGGCTGCTTCGGGCTCACCGAGCCCGACCACGGCTCCGACCCCGCCTCGATGCGCACCCGCGCCAAGCGCGACGCGGGCGGGGACTGGGTGCTCGACGGGCGCAAGATGTGGATCACCAACGGCTCGGTCGCCGCCGTCGCCGTGGTGTGGGCGCAGACCGAGGACGGCATCCGCGGCTTCGTCGTCCCCACCGACGCGCCGGGCTTCTCGGCCCCCGAGATCAAGCACAAGTGGTCCCTGCGGGCCAGCGTCACCAGCGAACTCGTCCTCGACGGCGTACGCCTGCCGGCCGACGCGGTGCTCCCGGAGGTCAGCGGGCTGCGCGGCCCGCTCAGCTGTCTGTCGCACGCCCGTTACGGAATCGTCTGGGGCGCCATGGGCGCGGCCCGCTCCAGCTTCCAGGCCGCGGTGGACTACGCGTGCTCGCGCGAGCAGTTCGGCAGGCCCATCGGCGGCTTCCAGCTCACCCAGGCCAAACTCGCCGACATGGCGGTCGAACTGCACAAGGGGATCCTGCTCGCCCACCACCTCGGGCGCCGCATGGACGCCGGCCGCCTGCGCCCCGAGCAGGTCAGCTTCGGCAAGCTCAACAACGTACGGGAGGCGATCGAGATCTGCCGCACGGCGCGCACGATCCTCGGCGCCAACGGGATCTCCCTCGAATACCCGGTGATGCGGCACGCGACCAATCTGGAGTCGGTGCTCACCTACGAGGGCACCGTCGAGATGCACCAGCTCGTGCTGGGCAAGGCGCTCACCGGTCTCGACGCCTTCCGGTGA
- a CDS encoding FAD/NAD(P)-binding protein, with protein sequence MRSSLVVVGAGPRGTGLLERIAANAPELYTGAGLDIHLVDPHPPGAGRIWRAAQSPLLWMNSHAEDVTMFTDDTVDMAGPVREGPTLHEWAALPGRTFADRRLQGSYLRWVHDEAVAALPADITVHHHRRRALRVSGPREGRQRVWLEGRDHPLLADLVVLALGHLDAEPDDEQARLAAHARAHGLVHLPPDFTADSDLSALPAGEPVLVRGFGLAFVDLMVLLTEGRGGRYEQGAYVPSGREPVLYAGSRRGVPYHSKIGYDLTGARPPLPRFLGPAQIDALRALPEEDGTRRAAARALIEKELGFAHYHRLFAAHPERTALAWADFEAAYATAGPDERGDLVAAAVPDPADRLDLAALDHPLHGVRHAGAEDFQEALRGHIEADLRRRHDPAHSADLGLFLGLLSVYGQLARLGDTGPWWHGFFSFLASGPPGPRLRQMLALSRAGVLRFVGANMTVTAEDGVFRAASETVPGVVTEARALVEARLPEPTVRRTRDPLLRELHAEGAGETADGLLRVDRADGRILDRAGRPYPRRFALGPFTDGRTPGAFTRPRTGGPAFRQNDATARAVLAFLRAPAPHAVG encoded by the coding sequence ATGAGATCTTCGCTGGTCGTCGTGGGGGCCGGGCCGCGGGGGACCGGTCTGCTGGAACGCATCGCCGCCAACGCGCCCGAGCTGTACACGGGAGCGGGCCTCGACATCCACCTCGTCGACCCCCACCCGCCCGGCGCCGGACGCATCTGGCGCGCCGCGCAGTCCCCGCTGCTCTGGATGAACTCGCACGCCGAGGACGTCACCATGTTCACCGACGACACGGTCGACATGGCGGGACCGGTGCGCGAGGGCCCCACCCTGCACGAGTGGGCCGCACTGCCCGGCCGCACCTTCGCCGACCGCCGCCTCCAGGGCTCCTATCTGCGCTGGGTGCACGACGAGGCGGTGGCCGCGCTGCCCGCGGACATCACCGTCCACCACCACCGGCGGCGCGCGCTGCGGGTCAGCGGGCCGCGCGAGGGCCGCCAGCGGGTGTGGCTGGAGGGCCGCGACCATCCGCTCCTGGCCGACCTGGTGGTGCTCGCCCTCGGCCACCTGGACGCCGAACCCGACGACGAGCAGGCCCGCCTGGCCGCCCACGCCCGCGCCCACGGCCTGGTCCATCTGCCGCCGGACTTCACCGCCGACAGCGACCTGTCCGCCCTGCCGGCCGGCGAACCCGTCCTGGTCCGCGGCTTCGGCCTGGCCTTCGTCGACCTGATGGTGCTGCTCACCGAGGGCCGCGGCGGCCGCTACGAACAGGGCGCCTACGTACCCTCCGGACGGGAGCCGGTGCTGTACGCCGGTTCACGGCGCGGAGTGCCGTACCACTCGAAGATCGGCTACGACCTCACCGGCGCCCGCCCGCCGCTGCCCCGCTTCCTCGGCCCGGCCCAGATCGACGCGCTGCGCGCCCTCCCCGAGGAGGACGGCACCCGGCGCGCGGCCGCCCGCGCGCTGATCGAGAAGGAACTGGGATTCGCCCACTACCACCGGCTGTTCGCCGCCCACCCCGAACGGACCGCCCTGGCCTGGGCGGACTTCGAGGCGGCGTACGCCACCGCCGGGCCGGACGAGCGAGGGGACCTGGTCGCCGCCGCCGTCCCCGACCCCGCCGACCGGCTCGACCTCGCCGCCCTGGACCACCCGCTGCACGGCGTACGGCACGCCGGTGCCGAGGACTTCCAGGAGGCGCTGCGCGGACACATCGAGGCCGACCTGCGCCGCCGCCACGATCCCGCCCACAGCGCCGACCTCGGTCTCTTCCTCGGACTGCTGTCCGTGTACGGGCAGTTGGCCCGGCTCGGCGACACCGGGCCCTGGTGGCACGGCTTCTTCAGCTTCCTCGCCTCCGGGCCGCCCGGCCCCCGGCTGCGGCAGATGCTCGCCCTGTCCCGTGCGGGCGTCCTGCGGTTCGTCGGCGCGAACATGACCGTCACCGCCGAGGACGGGGTGTTCCGGGCGGCGAGCGAGACGGTGCCCGGCGTGGTGACCGAGGCACGGGCCCTGGTCGAGGCGCGGCTGCCCGAACCCACCGTCCGGCGCACCCGCGACCCCCTGCTGCGCGAACTGCACGCCGAGGGCGCCGGCGAGACCGCGGACGGGCTGCTGCGGGTCGACCGCGCCGACGGCCGGATCCTGGACCGGGCCGGGCGCCCGTATCCCCGGCGCTTCGCGCTCGGCCCGTTCACCGACGGCCGGACGCCCGGCGCCTTCACCCGGCCGCGCACCGGCGGCCCGGCGTTCCGGCAGAACGACGCCACCGCCCGCGCGGTGCTGGCGTTCCTGCGCGCGCCCGCCCCGCACGCCGTCGGCTGA